Within Acidobacteriota bacterium, the genomic segment CTCGATGGCGCAACTGGGCCTCGGCTATCCGGGCACGTGGAGCTATTTGTTTCTGCCCGGCTATCTGGCCGAAGAGATTTATGTACTGCTGCCGTTTCTGTTTTCGCCGCTCTTTGCCTATGCCTATTTGCGCGCCGTCGGGTGCAGCCGGATGGCGGGATTGCTGGGCGGCTTGAGTTTTGGTTACGGCGGGATGATGGCGGGCGGCTTGTCGCACAACGGCATGTTCACCAATGCGGTGATGTGGCTGCCGCTGTTTTTGCTGGCCATCGAACGTTCGCGCGTCTGGCAGTTCGCGCACGCGCTGGCGCTGGCGGCGCTGGTTTATGCGTTGGCCATTCTGACCGGTTTGGGCCAGGGCTTTCTTTACTCCGGCATCATCGCGGGCGCGTATGGCTTTTGCCTGAGCTTGACCAAGGAACGCACAGCAGCACGCTTCTTTTCGCTGGAACGCTGGCGGCCTTTGTTCGTCGCGGGTTTCGGCATTTTGTTCGCGGCGGGGCTGGCGGCCTTTCAGATTTTGGAGACGATGCGCGCGCAACGCCGCAGCATTCGCAGCGCATTGAATTACGAAACCTTCAGCACAGGGTCATTCACCGCCAGCAGCATCTGGCATTCGTTTCTCACGCCGCTCTATTACTTCAATTTCGAAACGACGGCATACGTACCGGGCCTCGCAGGCGTTTGCATCGTCGCAGCGTTGTTTGCGGGTTTGCGCGTGTTGCCGCAACGTTGGCGCTTGCCGTGGCCGGGCTGGTTTTGGCTGGGATTGTCGGTCGCGGGCTTTCTGTTGATGCAAGGCGACGGCACGCCGGTCTATCGCTGGATTTATCGTTTGCCGCTGGTCAATCTATTCCGCATTCCGTGGCGGCACGCGTTTGAATTCACGTTGGGGCTGTCTATGTTGGCGGCGTTCGGCTGGGACGCGGTGCGAAGCTGGTACAGTACCGCGCGCGTGAGCAAGCGGCACTTGGCAGGAATATCCAAGGGTGCAGCGTCCGGCCAACCGCTTGCTGACGCGCGCGGTTCCGTATCGGCGGATTGGCTCGGCTATCTCGCGCTGGCCGCAGTCACGGCCTTCGCCCTCTGGTCAATGCGCCAAGCCGTGCCCGTGATGACGCCGGGCAATCATCCGTTCTACTTTCGTGAACAGACGTGGCTGGCGTTCAAATTGAGTTTACTGGCGGGTTGGTGCGCGCTGGTCTGGTGGGCCTGGACAAAGATGCGTTGGCGGCACGCGCGCGTCGTTCTGCTGACGGTGATTTTCAGCGCTTGTTTTTGGGAGCAGCAAGTGTTGGTCGCGCATTGGTGTTTCCCCTTCCTGCCGGATGCGGCGTATTTCGCCACGCCCGCGCCTTCGACCAAGTTCATGCAGCAATACGAGCCGACGCAAAATCGCGTCTTCACTTCGACCTCGACCTATTTCAATCTGAAGCTGCCGGTCGCCGAACCGCACAACATTTCGATGGTGCGCGGGCTGCACAATGCGGCGGGCTACGAACCGCTGTTGCCGAAACGCTACGCCGACGCCTTTGGCAGCGGGATGTTGTTCAATACGCCGACGATCAACGCGCCGCTCGATCCCCAGATTTTGCAGCCCGCCTGGCAGGTGCTGGATTTGCTCAACGTGCGCTTGGTCGCGGATTTCAGTTCGTTCAACACCGAGTTTTTTGAAAAAGAAGGCGTGCTCTTTCCGGTCAACGACAGCCAGATTCAATTGCAGCCAGGCCGCGCGCTCACGCTCAGCGGCTCCGACTTCGCCGCCGAAGGCGTTTCTATAGTCACGACGCTGGCCGATGCCGGCGACATCCCGCAGGGCGAACCCGTCGCGCAATTGACCGTGCACACGACCGACGGGCGCCAATTCGATTACGAATTGAAAGCCGGCGTGGACACCGCCGAATGGGCGCACGAGCGGCCCGATGTCAAAGCGCACATCCGGCACAACCTGCCCAAAGTCTTCGATCAATCAGTCGGCGACGCGGCGAGTTCGTTCCTGGCTTATCATTACTGGACGAATTTCCGCTTGGCGCAGCCGGGCGTGATTGAGCGCATGGTCTTGCAAAGCAAAACCCAACGCGCGCCGCTGATCGTCTGGCGCACGGGTCTTTACAGCACACAACCTCGCCAACTGGTTTCGGTGTTTGCACGCCTGCCGGGGCATTGGCGCAAGGTCTACGATCAAGACCAAACGCAGATTTACGAAAACAGCCGCGCGCTGCCGCGCCTCTGGTTGACGCCGCAAGCCGCAGCCGTCAGCGCTGAAGAGGCGCTCAAACGCATTCGCGGTGAAAGCGCGCAGCCTTTCAATCCGCGCCAGACCGCGCTCATTGAAACTGCCGCAGCGGGTTTGCCGAAAGAGTTGCTGCCCGCCGCAAATAACCAATTGGCCGACACGGCCAGCGCGCGTTACGTCAGCTATCAACCCAATCATGTGGTCATTGAAACCAACGCGGACAGACCCGCCGTGCTGGTCGTCAGTGAAGCGCATTATCCCGGCTGGACGGCGCGGCTGGACGGACAGCCGACGGCAATTTACGCGACCGATTATTTGCTGCGCGGAATCGTCTTACCGGCAGGCCAGCATCGAGTGGAGATGCGTTACACCGCACCGGCGGCGCTCAGCGGCCTGGGCATTTCCGTGCTGACGCTTGGACTTTTGCTGGGGCTGGTTTGGCGGGCGCGCCGCAAAACGAATTGACCAGATCACATTCTCCATTCTACTTTCTTAGGCAGAACGTGAGTTTCACTGCTTACGAATGGAGAATAGAGAATGAAGAATGCGGCACAGGTTTCCCAATTGCTGGGCGGCGGAAGTGTTGCACGCTGCTACCGACTAGCACTTTTCTGAAAGGCAACAAGTATGACTGAAACACATCGCATCAACATTCAACTCAAAGCGGCGCATCAGGGTGGCGCCTGGCACGGCCCTTCGTTGCGCGAATTGCTGGACGGCGTGACGGCTACACAAGCGGCGCAACATTTGCTGCCCGACGCGCACAGCATCTGGGAACTGGTCAATCACATCCGCGCCTGGGAAGCCATCGTCAACCGTCGCGCGCTAGGCGAAACCATCAGCGACGTGCCCGATGAAATAAATTTCCCGCCCGTGACTGACACCGGCGACAGCGCCTGGCAAGCGGCCTTGCAGCAACTGGACGAGACCAATCGGCAGTTGCGCGCGACCATTCAGCAACTCGACGAAGCCCAATTGCAGGAACTAGCACCGGGCAAAACACATCCGCTTTACTTTGAATTGCACGGCGCGTTGCAGCACACGCTTTATCACGCGGGGCAAATTGCGCTGCTCAAAAAGGCGCTCACCTGATTTGGTTCGGCAGCGCTGCCTCATTTGATGTTGAGCCTGATCGGATTGGCCGTCTTCCCTTCCACGTTCAACACGACATCCACCACGCCGCGCCCGGCCAGCGCGCGCGGCAGCGTGATGTTGAGTTGATCCAATCCGACCAAGCCCGGCGCGGCGCTCGCGAAAGACACCGTCGCATTGACCGGTGGCAGCGTACCGCCACTCAGCGTCACCTCTACGTCATCCTGCCGCTGGCGCAACCGCCAACCCGTGCCGAATAACACCGCCACCACCACATCGGTCGTTGGCCCCAGATCAAGCGGCAGCGTCACGTAGCGATTGGTCGCCGGGTCTAGGCGCACCAGCGGTTCGAATTGTTGCAGCGTGCCGCGCGCGCGCACCGCTACGCCCGCCGGCACGTCGCGGCCATTGGCATTGGCTGAAAAAAAGTCCGGCGCAACCGTGGCGAGAATGACGTCGCCGCGACTGAGTGCGCCGCTGGCATTGCTGACCGTGACCAGGGCTACGCCGGGCGCACTGCCTGCCGGGATTTGATAATTGAGCTGGCTGGCCGAAACAAAAAACAGCGGCGCCAACCGTTCGACGCCTGCGCTGTCGCGCACTTTGACCTGCGTGCCCGCCAGTGTGGTCGGCAACGGCAAACTCGGGGCGGATTGCGTCGCGGTGGAGAGCGCCGTGCCAAACGCGCTGGCGATGCTTTCCGGCGCGAGTTCCCCGCCGAGAAAACTGGCGGCGGAAACATTCACCAGCGTGGCTTGCGTTGCGAGTTGGGTCACCGTGAAAGTTTGCCCCGCGACGGTCAGCGTACCCGTGCGCGTGGCTCCGGCATTGGCGGCGACGGTGTAATTCACCGTGCCGGTGCCCACACCGGTTGCGCCCGCCGTCAAGGTCAGCCACGCGGCGTTACTCGTTGCCGTCCAATTACAAGGCGTGGCGGCTTCGACAAACACGCTGCCCGTACCGCCCGCAGCGGTAAAGCCTTGCGCGCTGGGGCTGCGTGTAAAGGTGCAAGGCTGCACGATGAAGCTGGTGGTTTGCACGTTGTTGCAACCGGCTTTGCTCAGCGTGAGCGGCCCACTGACCGCGCCCGCTGGCACGCGGGTATCAATTTGCGTGGCGCTCACCACGCTGAATTGCGCCGCGACATCATTGCTAAAACGTAGCGCCGTCACGCCCGTGAAATTCGCGCCGTTCAGCGTGACCGGTGCGCCGACGACGCCTGCCGGAGTGAAGCTGTTGACGCTAGGACAACTCACGCCCGGCGTGATCGTGAAGTTAGCGTCGGAAATATCGAAGAAGATATTGCCCAGCGCTTCGACCTTCAAGCGCGCCTGCGTCGTCTGCACATTATTGGGCACGATGATCGCGGCGCTGCCGTTGTTCACCGTATTCGCCAGCAGCACGGTCGGGAAGCTCTGGCCGCCATCGGTCGAAAGCAGCAGCCGCACATTGCTCGCCAGCGTTTGCGTGCCGTTGACATTCCAGGTCACGGTTTGCACATTGCCGCCCGTCCAATTGACGGCTGTATTGGGCAGGGTCACGGCGAAGGGGCCGGAGTTATCCACCGTCAATTTGACCGCGTCTTCATTGACGCCGCCGCGTTGGTCGTAAACGGTTACGCGGAAGTTGAGCATGCGCGGCACACGTGGCAACGCCTCCGCCGTCTGCAAGCCATTGAGCGTCGCGGGCGGCGTGTTGGCGTTGTTCAAAATATAGGTCAGGCTCGGAAAGGTACGCGCTGGATTGGCTGTGGCGGCGAAGCTGCGAAAGAGCGGGCGCGTGGTCGTGGGCGGATCGCTTGCCTGATCGCCATAAGGCGGATTGACGAAGGCGGTTTCGCCCGCATCCACCTGATCCCAGGAGTAAGTTAGGTTGGCGACATCGCCCGCGTCGGCGTCGGTGCCCGTGGCTGTCAAGGTGAACGGCGTCTGTTTAGGGATGGTGAAATCCGGGCCGCCATTGACCGTCGGCGCGCGATTGGCGGTGGCGATTATCGTGCCGCAAGCAGCGGTATTGAGATACGCCAGAATTTCGCGCACGCTGCCGTTGTGAAAGCGCATATCGCGGGTGAGCGTGACGTTGTCGGTATCGCAAACGCCGATGTAGGCCATGAGCGTCGTGCCGCCACCCGGTTCGTAAGCCGTCGAACTGTTGCGCTGGCTGCCGCAAAAACCGTTGGCAGTGTTGTAGGAATGATGCGCGCCAAATTGATGGCCGACTTCGTGCGCCCAGATGCCCAAGGGCCGGCTATCACCCACCGGGTAACTGACGCCCAGCGTGGTCGCCCCACGGCCTTTATTCGGCCCTTGCAGGTCAGACGTGCCCGTCAGCGGATTAAACTGCTTGTTGTCGCAAACCACGCCAAAGCCCGCCGAGCCTTGATTGTTGAACCCGGTGCTGGCCCCCAGCACGTGCCCCAGGTCGTAATTGTTCACGCCCACTTGATCGCGCAAGACGGGCCGCAATTGCTCCATCATCGCCAGCACATTGGCATTCTCGAACGGATCGTTCCCCGCATTGAAACCGCGC encodes:
- a CDS encoding YfhO family protein, with translation MLRRFAGGLRRLDCKPFLFIALFFAAFFAPILFTGRYLVGGDSLIYSYPLRTVAWDMIRHGQLPLWTPLILSGYPLLSMAQLGLGYPGTWSYLFLPGYLAEEIYVLLPFLFSPLFAYAYLRAVGCSRMAGLLGGLSFGYGGMMAGGLSHNGMFTNAVMWLPLFLLAIERSRVWQFAHALALAALVYALAILTGLGQGFLYSGIIAGAYGFCLSLTKERTAARFFSLERWRPLFVAGFGILFAAGLAAFQILETMRAQRRSIRSALNYETFSTGSFTASSIWHSFLTPLYYFNFETTAYVPGLAGVCIVAALFAGLRVLPQRWRLPWPGWFWLGLSVAGFLLMQGDGTPVYRWIYRLPLVNLFRIPWRHAFEFTLGLSMLAAFGWDAVRSWYSTARVSKRHLAGISKGAASGQPLADARGSVSADWLGYLALAAVTAFALWSMRQAVPVMTPGNHPFYFREQTWLAFKLSLLAGWCALVWWAWTKMRWRHARVVLLTVIFSACFWEQQVLVAHWCFPFLPDAAYFATPAPSTKFMQQYEPTQNRVFTSTSTYFNLKLPVAEPHNISMVRGLHNAAGYEPLLPKRYADAFGSGMLFNTPTINAPLDPQILQPAWQVLDLLNVRLVADFSSFNTEFFEKEGVLFPVNDSQIQLQPGRALTLSGSDFAAEGVSIVTTLADAGDIPQGEPVAQLTVHTTDGRQFDYELKAGVDTAEWAHERPDVKAHIRHNLPKVFDQSVGDAASSFLAYHYWTNFRLAQPGVIERMVLQSKTQRAPLIVWRTGLYSTQPRQLVSVFARLPGHWRKVYDQDQTQIYENSRALPRLWLTPQAAAVSAEEALKRIRGESAQPFNPRQTALIETAAAGLPKELLPAANNQLADTASARYVSYQPNHVVIETNADRPAVLVVSEAHYPGWTARLDGQPTAIYATDYLLRGIVLPAGQHRVEMRYTAPAALSGLGISVLTLGLLLGLVWRARRKTN
- a CDS encoding DinB family protein; translated protein: MTETHRINIQLKAAHQGGAWHGPSLRELLDGVTATQAAQHLLPDAHSIWELVNHIRAWEAIVNRRALGETISDVPDEINFPPVTDTGDSAWQAALQQLDETNRQLRATIQQLDEAQLQELAPGKTHPLYFELHGALQHTLYHAGQIALLKKALT